From Camelus ferus isolate YT-003-E chromosome 18, BCGSAC_Cfer_1.0, whole genome shotgun sequence, one genomic window encodes:
- the FLYWCH1 gene encoding FLYWCH-type zinc finger-containing protein 1 isoform X8 → MPLPEPSEQEGESVKAGQEPSPESPEMGTDVVPTARTKPKEFSKLVLLAASTENEDGVDSQPKGVHCVLSLEMSGPDTLAGTPQILQVEEQGGAVQPSPQVAEQKHSKPDTAPKPLEFLRTPFGGRLLVLESFLYKQEKAVGDKVYWKCREHTELGCRGRAITRGPRATVMRGHCHPPDEEGLEARRQRQKLPSPALPDGLGGPQGPGCQAEEPLEGVGPWLCPEEPEPTPGLVLSKPAPEEDEGLRALSLLSLPPKKRPTLGTGESRPLEFLRTCYGGSFLVHESFLYKREKAVGDKVYWTCRDHTLHSCRSRAITQGQRVTVMRGHCHPPDVEGLEARRQQEKAMETLQARPGGPGGQVDKLLQGVDSLLYRRGPSTLTLTRPRPRKRPKVKDQGLPAQPQDLQGTLAEDQDQDEDPGGPEFLKTPLGGSFLVYESFLYRREKAAGEKMYWTCRDQARMGCRSRAITQGQRVTVMRGHCHPPDLAGLEALRQREKRPGTAQRGSPGGPEFLKTPLGGSFLVYESFLYRREKAAGEKVYWTCRDQARMGCRSRAITQGQRVMVMRRHCHPPDLGGLEALRQREQLCSPAQREGSEAFQPLEFLRTSLGGRFLVYESFLYRKEKAAGEKVYWMCRDQARLGCRSRAITQGQRVTVMRSHCHSPDLAGLEALRQREQLPSPAQQEDPEKIKLLPEVQLCCKTCSLESQQSYG, encoded by the exons ATGCCCCTGCCCGAGCCCAGTGAGCAGGAGGGTGAGAGCGTGAAGGCCGGCCAGGAACCCTCCCCTGAGTCCCCTGAGATGGGCACAGATGTCGTCCCCACAGCCCGCACAAAACCCAAGGAGTTCTCCAAATTGGTCTTGCTGGCGGCTTCCACTGAGAACGAGGATGGAGTGGACTCCCAGCCCAAAGGAGTGCACTGTGTCTTGTCCCTGGAGATGTCTGGCCCTGACACCTTGGCTGGGACCCCTCAGATCCTGCAAGTAGAGGAACAGGGAGGGGCAGTCCAGCCAAGCCCCCAGGTCGCTGAACAGAAACACAGCAAACCAGACACAG CCCCCAAGCCCCTGGAATTCCTGAGGACCCCGTTTGGTGGCCGACTGCTGGTGCTGGAGTCCTTTCTGTACAAGCAGGAGAAAGCCGTGGGGGACAAGGTGTACTGGAAATGCCGTGAGCACACCGAGTTGGGCTGCCGGGGCCGGGCCATCACCCGTGGCCCGAGGGCCACCGTAATGCGGGGCCACTGCCACCCACCCGACGAGGAGGGCCTGGAGGCCCGGCGCCAGAGACAGAAGCTGCCCAGCCCGGCCCTGCCGGATGGCCTGGGGGGTCCCCAGGGCCCCGGCTGCCAAGCGGAGGAGCCGCTGGAGGGAGTGGGCCCGTGGCTGTGCCCAGAGGAGCCAGAGCCCACCCCGGGGCTGGTGCTGAGCAAGCCAGCTCCTGAGGAGGATGAGGGACTCCGAGCCCTGTCACTGCTGAGCTTGCCTCCCAAGAAACGCCCAACGCTGGGGACTG GAGAGTCCAGGCCCCTGGAGTTCCTGAGGACCTGCTATGGGGGCAGCTTCCTAGTGCACGAGTCCTTCCTGTACAAGCGGGAGAAGGCTGTGGGGGACAAGGTGTACTGGACGTGCCGGGACCACACACTGCACAGCTGCCGCAGCCGGGCCATCACCCAGGGCCAGAGGGTGACCGTGATGCGTGGCCACTGCCACCCGCCCGATGTGGAGGGCCTGGAGGCCCGGCGGCAGCAGGAGAAAGCCATGGAGACCCTGCAGGCCAGGCCAGGTGGTCCCGGGGGCCAGGTGGACAAGCTGCTCCAAGGTGTGGACAGCCTGCTTTACCGCCGGGGGCCCAGCACCCTGACTCTCACCAGGCCCCGGCCCAGAAAGCGTCCAAAGGTCAAAGATCAGGGCCTTCCGGCCCAGCCCCAAGACCTGCAGGGAACCCTGGCCGAAGACCAGGACCAGGACGAGGACCCGG GAGGCCCAGAGTTCCTGAAGACCCCTCTAGGGGGCAGCTTCCTGGTGTACGAGTCCTTCCTGTACAGGCGGGAGAAGGCGGCCGGGGAGAAGATGTACTGGACATGCCGGGACCAGGCCCGCATGGGCTGCCGCAGCCGGGCCATCACCCAGGGCCAGCGGGTAACCGTGATGCGTGGCCACTGCCATCCACCTGACCTGGCAGGCCTGGAGGCCCTGAGGCAGCGGGAGAAACGCCCTGGTACAGCCCAGCGAGGGAGCCCAG gaggccctgagttCCTGAAGACCCCTCTAGGGGGCAGCTTCCTGGTGTACGAGTCCTTCCTGTACAGGCGGGAGAAGGCTGCCGGGGAGAAGGTGTACTGGACGTGCCGGGACCAGGCCCGCATGGGCTGCCGCAGCCGGGCCATCACCCAGGGCCAGCGGGTGATGGTGATGCGCAGGCACTGCCACCCGCCCGACCTGGGGGGCCTGGAGGCCCTGAGGCAGCGGGAGCAGCTCTGTAGCCCGGCTCAGAGGGAAGGCTCAG AagccttccagcctctggagTTCCTGAGGACTTCCCTCGGGGGCAGGTTCCTGGTGTACGAGTCCTTCCTCTACAGGAAGGAGAAGGCGGCCGGGGAGAAGGTGTACTGGATGTGTCGGGACCAGGCCCGGCTGGGCTGCCGCAGCCGGGCCATCACCCAGGGCCAGCGGGTGACTGTGATGCGCAGCCACTGCCATTCGCCGGACCTGGCAGGCCTGGAGGCCCTGAGGCAGCGGGAGCAGCTCCCCAGCCCGGCCCAGCAGGAGGACCCAG AAAAGATAAAGCTTCTGCCCGAAGTTCAACTGTGCTGCAAGACTTGTTCTCTTGAAAGCCAACAGAGTTACGGGTAA
- the FLYWCH1 gene encoding FLYWCH-type zinc finger-containing protein 1 isoform X2, translated as MPLPEPSEQEGESVKAGQEPSPESPEMGTDVVPTARTKPKEFSKLVLLAASTENEDGVDSQPKGVHCVLSLEMSGPDTLAGTPQILQVEEQGGAVQPSPQVAEQKHSKPDTAPKPLEFLRTPFGGRLLVLESFLYKQEKAVGDKVYWKCREHTELGCRGRAITRGPRATVMRGHCHPPDEEGLEARRQRQKLPSPALPDGLGGPQGPGCQAEEPLEGVGPWLCPEEPEPTPGLVLSKPAPEEDEGLRALSLLSLPPKKRPTLGTGESRPLEFLRTCYGGSFLVHESFLYKREKAVGDKVYWTCRDHTLHSCRSRAITQGQRVTVMRGHCHPPDVEGLEARRQQEKAMETLQARPGGPGGQVDKLLQGVDSLLYRRGPSTLTLTRPRPRKRPKVKDQGLPAQPQDLQGTLAEDQDQDEDPGGPEFLKTPLGGSFLVYESFLYRREKAAGEKMYWTCRDQARMGCRSRAITQGQRVTVMRGHCHPPDLAGLEALRQREKRPGTAQRGSPGTQRWGRWSSAFRGLRLTSLPPPFSLRLRKGAPGSSGGPEFLKTPLGGSFLVYESFLYRREKAAGEKVYWTCRDQARMGCRSRAITQGQRVMVMRRHCHPPDLGGLEALRQREQLCSPAQREGSEAFQPLEFLRTSLGGRFLVYESFLYRKEKAAGEKVYWMCRDQARLGCRSRAITQGQRVTVMRSHCHSPDLAGLEALRQREQLPSPAQQEDPEKIKLLPEVQLCCKTCSLESQQSYGSLRMVSPCWPRKAPGAGGLQLCVMRGCCGGGHNLQEI; from the exons ATGCCCCTGCCCGAGCCCAGTGAGCAGGAGGGTGAGAGCGTGAAGGCCGGCCAGGAACCCTCCCCTGAGTCCCCTGAGATGGGCACAGATGTCGTCCCCACAGCCCGCACAAAACCCAAGGAGTTCTCCAAATTGGTCTTGCTGGCGGCTTCCACTGAGAACGAGGATGGAGTGGACTCCCAGCCCAAAGGAGTGCACTGTGTCTTGTCCCTGGAGATGTCTGGCCCTGACACCTTGGCTGGGACCCCTCAGATCCTGCAAGTAGAGGAACAGGGAGGGGCAGTCCAGCCAAGCCCCCAGGTCGCTGAACAGAAACACAGCAAACCAGACACAG CCCCCAAGCCCCTGGAATTCCTGAGGACCCCGTTTGGTGGCCGACTGCTGGTGCTGGAGTCCTTTCTGTACAAGCAGGAGAAAGCCGTGGGGGACAAGGTGTACTGGAAATGCCGTGAGCACACCGAGTTGGGCTGCCGGGGCCGGGCCATCACCCGTGGCCCGAGGGCCACCGTAATGCGGGGCCACTGCCACCCACCCGACGAGGAGGGCCTGGAGGCCCGGCGCCAGAGACAGAAGCTGCCCAGCCCGGCCCTGCCGGATGGCCTGGGGGGTCCCCAGGGCCCCGGCTGCCAAGCGGAGGAGCCGCTGGAGGGAGTGGGCCCGTGGCTGTGCCCAGAGGAGCCAGAGCCCACCCCGGGGCTGGTGCTGAGCAAGCCAGCTCCTGAGGAGGATGAGGGACTCCGAGCCCTGTCACTGCTGAGCTTGCCTCCCAAGAAACGCCCAACGCTGGGGACTG GAGAGTCCAGGCCCCTGGAGTTCCTGAGGACCTGCTATGGGGGCAGCTTCCTAGTGCACGAGTCCTTCCTGTACAAGCGGGAGAAGGCTGTGGGGGACAAGGTGTACTGGACGTGCCGGGACCACACACTGCACAGCTGCCGCAGCCGGGCCATCACCCAGGGCCAGAGGGTGACCGTGATGCGTGGCCACTGCCACCCGCCCGATGTGGAGGGCCTGGAGGCCCGGCGGCAGCAGGAGAAAGCCATGGAGACCCTGCAGGCCAGGCCAGGTGGTCCCGGGGGCCAGGTGGACAAGCTGCTCCAAGGTGTGGACAGCCTGCTTTACCGCCGGGGGCCCAGCACCCTGACTCTCACCAGGCCCCGGCCCAGAAAGCGTCCAAAGGTCAAAGATCAGGGCCTTCCGGCCCAGCCCCAAGACCTGCAGGGAACCCTGGCCGAAGACCAGGACCAGGACGAGGACCCGG GAGGCCCAGAGTTCCTGAAGACCCCTCTAGGGGGCAGCTTCCTGGTGTACGAGTCCTTCCTGTACAGGCGGGAGAAGGCGGCCGGGGAGAAGATGTACTGGACATGCCGGGACCAGGCCCGCATGGGCTGCCGCAGCCGGGCCATCACCCAGGGCCAGCGGGTAACCGTGATGCGTGGCCACTGCCATCCACCTGACCTGGCAGGCCTGGAGGCCCTGAGGCAGCGGGAGAAACGCCCTGGTACAGCCCAGCGAGGGAGCCCAG GCACCCAGAGATGGGGAAGATGGAGCTCTGCCTTCAGGGGCCTCCGCCTCACTAgtctcccacctcccttctctctcagGCTCAGGAAAGGAGCCCCTGGCAGCTCAG gaggccctgagttCCTGAAGACCCCTCTAGGGGGCAGCTTCCTGGTGTACGAGTCCTTCCTGTACAGGCGGGAGAAGGCTGCCGGGGAGAAGGTGTACTGGACGTGCCGGGACCAGGCCCGCATGGGCTGCCGCAGCCGGGCCATCACCCAGGGCCAGCGGGTGATGGTGATGCGCAGGCACTGCCACCCGCCCGACCTGGGGGGCCTGGAGGCCCTGAGGCAGCGGGAGCAGCTCTGTAGCCCGGCTCAGAGGGAAGGCTCAG AagccttccagcctctggagTTCCTGAGGACTTCCCTCGGGGGCAGGTTCCTGGTGTACGAGTCCTTCCTCTACAGGAAGGAGAAGGCGGCCGGGGAGAAGGTGTACTGGATGTGTCGGGACCAGGCCCGGCTGGGCTGCCGCAGCCGGGCCATCACCCAGGGCCAGCGGGTGACTGTGATGCGCAGCCACTGCCATTCGCCGGACCTGGCAGGCCTGGAGGCCCTGAGGCAGCGGGAGCAGCTCCCCAGCCCGGCCCAGCAGGAGGACCCAG AAAAGATAAAGCTTCTGCCCGAAGTTCAACTGTGCTGCAAGACTTGTTCTCTTGAAAGCCAACAGAGTTACGG GTCTCTCAGGATGGTGTCTCCGTGCTGGCCAAGAAAAGCACCAGGAGCTGGCGGCCTGCAGCTGTGTGTGATGCGGGGGTGTTGTGGGGGAGGCCACAACCTCCAAGAGATCTGA
- the FLYWCH1 gene encoding FLYWCH-type zinc finger-containing protein 1 isoform X1, with amino-acid sequence MPLPEPSEQEGESVKAGQEPSPESPEMGTDVVPTARTKPKEFSKLVLLAASTENEDGVDSQPKGVHCVLSLEMSGPDTLAGTPQILQVEEQGGAVQPSPQVAEQKHSKPDTAAPKPLEFLRTPFGGRLLVLESFLYKQEKAVGDKVYWKCREHTELGCRGRAITRGPRATVMRGHCHPPDEEGLEARRQRQKLPSPALPDGLGGPQGPGCQAEEPLEGVGPWLCPEEPEPTPGLVLSKPAPEEDEGLRALSLLSLPPKKRPTLGTGESRPLEFLRTCYGGSFLVHESFLYKREKAVGDKVYWTCRDHTLHSCRSRAITQGQRVTVMRGHCHPPDVEGLEARRQQEKAMETLQARPGGPGGQVDKLLQGVDSLLYRRGPSTLTLTRPRPRKRPKVKDQGLPAQPQDLQGTLAEDQDQDEDPGGPEFLKTPLGGSFLVYESFLYRREKAAGEKMYWTCRDQARMGCRSRAITQGQRVTVMRGHCHPPDLAGLEALRQREKRPGTAQRGSPGTQRWGRWSSAFRGLRLTSLPPPFSLRLRKGAPGSSGGPEFLKTPLGGSFLVYESFLYRREKAAGEKVYWTCRDQARMGCRSRAITQGQRVMVMRRHCHPPDLGGLEALRQREQLCSPAQREGSEAFQPLEFLRTSLGGRFLVYESFLYRKEKAAGEKVYWMCRDQARLGCRSRAITQGQRVTVMRSHCHSPDLAGLEALRQREQLPSPAQQEDPEKIKLLPEVQLCCKTCSLESQQSYGSLRMVSPCWPRKAPGAGGLQLCVMRGCCGGGHNLQEI; translated from the exons ATGCCCCTGCCCGAGCCCAGTGAGCAGGAGGGTGAGAGCGTGAAGGCCGGCCAGGAACCCTCCCCTGAGTCCCCTGAGATGGGCACAGATGTCGTCCCCACAGCCCGCACAAAACCCAAGGAGTTCTCCAAATTGGTCTTGCTGGCGGCTTCCACTGAGAACGAGGATGGAGTGGACTCCCAGCCCAAAGGAGTGCACTGTGTCTTGTCCCTGGAGATGTCTGGCCCTGACACCTTGGCTGGGACCCCTCAGATCCTGCAAGTAGAGGAACAGGGAGGGGCAGTCCAGCCAAGCCCCCAGGTCGCTGAACAGAAACACAGCAAACCAGACACAG CAGCCCCCAAGCCCCTGGAATTCCTGAGGACCCCGTTTGGTGGCCGACTGCTGGTGCTGGAGTCCTTTCTGTACAAGCAGGAGAAAGCCGTGGGGGACAAGGTGTACTGGAAATGCCGTGAGCACACCGAGTTGGGCTGCCGGGGCCGGGCCATCACCCGTGGCCCGAGGGCCACCGTAATGCGGGGCCACTGCCACCCACCCGACGAGGAGGGCCTGGAGGCCCGGCGCCAGAGACAGAAGCTGCCCAGCCCGGCCCTGCCGGATGGCCTGGGGGGTCCCCAGGGCCCCGGCTGCCAAGCGGAGGAGCCGCTGGAGGGAGTGGGCCCGTGGCTGTGCCCAGAGGAGCCAGAGCCCACCCCGGGGCTGGTGCTGAGCAAGCCAGCTCCTGAGGAGGATGAGGGACTCCGAGCCCTGTCACTGCTGAGCTTGCCTCCCAAGAAACGCCCAACGCTGGGGACTG GAGAGTCCAGGCCCCTGGAGTTCCTGAGGACCTGCTATGGGGGCAGCTTCCTAGTGCACGAGTCCTTCCTGTACAAGCGGGAGAAGGCTGTGGGGGACAAGGTGTACTGGACGTGCCGGGACCACACACTGCACAGCTGCCGCAGCCGGGCCATCACCCAGGGCCAGAGGGTGACCGTGATGCGTGGCCACTGCCACCCGCCCGATGTGGAGGGCCTGGAGGCCCGGCGGCAGCAGGAGAAAGCCATGGAGACCCTGCAGGCCAGGCCAGGTGGTCCCGGGGGCCAGGTGGACAAGCTGCTCCAAGGTGTGGACAGCCTGCTTTACCGCCGGGGGCCCAGCACCCTGACTCTCACCAGGCCCCGGCCCAGAAAGCGTCCAAAGGTCAAAGATCAGGGCCTTCCGGCCCAGCCCCAAGACCTGCAGGGAACCCTGGCCGAAGACCAGGACCAGGACGAGGACCCGG GAGGCCCAGAGTTCCTGAAGACCCCTCTAGGGGGCAGCTTCCTGGTGTACGAGTCCTTCCTGTACAGGCGGGAGAAGGCGGCCGGGGAGAAGATGTACTGGACATGCCGGGACCAGGCCCGCATGGGCTGCCGCAGCCGGGCCATCACCCAGGGCCAGCGGGTAACCGTGATGCGTGGCCACTGCCATCCACCTGACCTGGCAGGCCTGGAGGCCCTGAGGCAGCGGGAGAAACGCCCTGGTACAGCCCAGCGAGGGAGCCCAG GCACCCAGAGATGGGGAAGATGGAGCTCTGCCTTCAGGGGCCTCCGCCTCACTAgtctcccacctcccttctctctcagGCTCAGGAAAGGAGCCCCTGGCAGCTCAG gaggccctgagttCCTGAAGACCCCTCTAGGGGGCAGCTTCCTGGTGTACGAGTCCTTCCTGTACAGGCGGGAGAAGGCTGCCGGGGAGAAGGTGTACTGGACGTGCCGGGACCAGGCCCGCATGGGCTGCCGCAGCCGGGCCATCACCCAGGGCCAGCGGGTGATGGTGATGCGCAGGCACTGCCACCCGCCCGACCTGGGGGGCCTGGAGGCCCTGAGGCAGCGGGAGCAGCTCTGTAGCCCGGCTCAGAGGGAAGGCTCAG AagccttccagcctctggagTTCCTGAGGACTTCCCTCGGGGGCAGGTTCCTGGTGTACGAGTCCTTCCTCTACAGGAAGGAGAAGGCGGCCGGGGAGAAGGTGTACTGGATGTGTCGGGACCAGGCCCGGCTGGGCTGCCGCAGCCGGGCCATCACCCAGGGCCAGCGGGTGACTGTGATGCGCAGCCACTGCCATTCGCCGGACCTGGCAGGCCTGGAGGCCCTGAGGCAGCGGGAGCAGCTCCCCAGCCCGGCCCAGCAGGAGGACCCAG AAAAGATAAAGCTTCTGCCCGAAGTTCAACTGTGCTGCAAGACTTGTTCTCTTGAAAGCCAACAGAGTTACGG GTCTCTCAGGATGGTGTCTCCGTGCTGGCCAAGAAAAGCACCAGGAGCTGGCGGCCTGCAGCTGTGTGTGATGCGGGGGTGTTGTGGGGGAGGCCACAACCTCCAAGAGATCTGA
- the FLYWCH1 gene encoding FLYWCH-type zinc finger-containing protein 1 isoform X7 produces MPLPEPSEQEGESVKAGQEPSPESPEMGTDVVPTARTKPKEFSKLVLLAASTENEDGVDSQPKGVHCVLSLEMSGPDTLAGTPQILQVEEQGGAVQPSPQVAEQKHSKPDTAPKPLEFLRTPFGGRLLVLESFLYKQEKAVGDKVYWKCREHTELGCRGRAITRGPRATVMRGHCHPPDEEGLEARRQRQKLPSPALPDGLGGPQGPGCQAEEPLEGVGPWLCPEEPEPTPGLVLSKPAPEEDEGLRALSLLSLPPKKRPTLGTGESRPLEFLRTCYGGSFLVHESFLYKREKAVGDKVYWTCRDHTLHSCRSRAITQGQRVTVMRGHCHPPDVEGLEARRQQEKAMETLQARPGGPGGQVDKLLQGVDSLLYRRGPSTLTLTRPRPRKRPKVKDQGLPAQPQDLQGTLAEDQDQDEDPGGPEFLKTPLGGSFLVYESFLYRREKAAGEKMYWTCRDQARMGCRSRAITQGQRVTVMRGHCHPPDLAGLEALRQREKRPGTAQRGSPGGPEFLKTPLGGSFLVYESFLYRREKAAGEKVYWTCRDQARMGCRSRAITQGQRVMVMRRHCHPPDLGGLEALRQREQLCSPAQREGSEAFQPLEFLRTSLGGRFLVYESFLYRKEKAAGEKVYWMCRDQARLGCRSRAITQGQRVTVMRSHCHSPDLAGLEALRQREQLPSPAQQEDPEKIKLLPEVQLCCKTCSLESQQSYGEVEDTKLDGESQ; encoded by the exons ATGCCCCTGCCCGAGCCCAGTGAGCAGGAGGGTGAGAGCGTGAAGGCCGGCCAGGAACCCTCCCCTGAGTCCCCTGAGATGGGCACAGATGTCGTCCCCACAGCCCGCACAAAACCCAAGGAGTTCTCCAAATTGGTCTTGCTGGCGGCTTCCACTGAGAACGAGGATGGAGTGGACTCCCAGCCCAAAGGAGTGCACTGTGTCTTGTCCCTGGAGATGTCTGGCCCTGACACCTTGGCTGGGACCCCTCAGATCCTGCAAGTAGAGGAACAGGGAGGGGCAGTCCAGCCAAGCCCCCAGGTCGCTGAACAGAAACACAGCAAACCAGACACAG CCCCCAAGCCCCTGGAATTCCTGAGGACCCCGTTTGGTGGCCGACTGCTGGTGCTGGAGTCCTTTCTGTACAAGCAGGAGAAAGCCGTGGGGGACAAGGTGTACTGGAAATGCCGTGAGCACACCGAGTTGGGCTGCCGGGGCCGGGCCATCACCCGTGGCCCGAGGGCCACCGTAATGCGGGGCCACTGCCACCCACCCGACGAGGAGGGCCTGGAGGCCCGGCGCCAGAGACAGAAGCTGCCCAGCCCGGCCCTGCCGGATGGCCTGGGGGGTCCCCAGGGCCCCGGCTGCCAAGCGGAGGAGCCGCTGGAGGGAGTGGGCCCGTGGCTGTGCCCAGAGGAGCCAGAGCCCACCCCGGGGCTGGTGCTGAGCAAGCCAGCTCCTGAGGAGGATGAGGGACTCCGAGCCCTGTCACTGCTGAGCTTGCCTCCCAAGAAACGCCCAACGCTGGGGACTG GAGAGTCCAGGCCCCTGGAGTTCCTGAGGACCTGCTATGGGGGCAGCTTCCTAGTGCACGAGTCCTTCCTGTACAAGCGGGAGAAGGCTGTGGGGGACAAGGTGTACTGGACGTGCCGGGACCACACACTGCACAGCTGCCGCAGCCGGGCCATCACCCAGGGCCAGAGGGTGACCGTGATGCGTGGCCACTGCCACCCGCCCGATGTGGAGGGCCTGGAGGCCCGGCGGCAGCAGGAGAAAGCCATGGAGACCCTGCAGGCCAGGCCAGGTGGTCCCGGGGGCCAGGTGGACAAGCTGCTCCAAGGTGTGGACAGCCTGCTTTACCGCCGGGGGCCCAGCACCCTGACTCTCACCAGGCCCCGGCCCAGAAAGCGTCCAAAGGTCAAAGATCAGGGCCTTCCGGCCCAGCCCCAAGACCTGCAGGGAACCCTGGCCGAAGACCAGGACCAGGACGAGGACCCGG GAGGCCCAGAGTTCCTGAAGACCCCTCTAGGGGGCAGCTTCCTGGTGTACGAGTCCTTCCTGTACAGGCGGGAGAAGGCGGCCGGGGAGAAGATGTACTGGACATGCCGGGACCAGGCCCGCATGGGCTGCCGCAGCCGGGCCATCACCCAGGGCCAGCGGGTAACCGTGATGCGTGGCCACTGCCATCCACCTGACCTGGCAGGCCTGGAGGCCCTGAGGCAGCGGGAGAAACGCCCTGGTACAGCCCAGCGAGGGAGCCCAG gaggccctgagttCCTGAAGACCCCTCTAGGGGGCAGCTTCCTGGTGTACGAGTCCTTCCTGTACAGGCGGGAGAAGGCTGCCGGGGAGAAGGTGTACTGGACGTGCCGGGACCAGGCCCGCATGGGCTGCCGCAGCCGGGCCATCACCCAGGGCCAGCGGGTGATGGTGATGCGCAGGCACTGCCACCCGCCCGACCTGGGGGGCCTGGAGGCCCTGAGGCAGCGGGAGCAGCTCTGTAGCCCGGCTCAGAGGGAAGGCTCAG AagccttccagcctctggagTTCCTGAGGACTTCCCTCGGGGGCAGGTTCCTGGTGTACGAGTCCTTCCTCTACAGGAAGGAGAAGGCGGCCGGGGAGAAGGTGTACTGGATGTGTCGGGACCAGGCCCGGCTGGGCTGCCGCAGCCGGGCCATCACCCAGGGCCAGCGGGTGACTGTGATGCGCAGCCACTGCCATTCGCCGGACCTGGCAGGCCTGGAGGCCCTGAGGCAGCGGGAGCAGCTCCCCAGCCCGGCCCAGCAGGAGGACCCAG AAAAGATAAAGCTTCTGCCCGAAGTTCAACTGTGCTGCAAGACTTGTTCTCTTGAAAGCCAACAGAGTTACGG GGAGGTGGAAGATACAAAACTTGACGGTGAGTCCCAGTGA